The Bacillus oleivorans genome has a window encoding:
- a CDS encoding bifunctional homocysteine S-methyltransferase/methylenetetrahydrofolate reductase: protein MSLVEDLKSKVLIADGAMGTLLYSHGIDRCIDELNISKPDEVLKVHQAYLKAGAQVIQTNTYGANYQKLARYGLEDQVKEINQAAVRIAKEATNLNQNAYVLGTIGGIRGIKKSVASLGEIKRSFREQLFWLLQSEVDGILLETYYDFEEICTVLQIARHETNIPIIAQVSLHEVGYLQNGMELSDALFQLEKLGADVVGMNCRLGPHHTIRSLETVPLPQKAFLSAYPNASLPQYVDGEYTYGGDDDYFEKSALALYKEGVRLIGGCCGTTPRHIAAFARAVKDKAPVLEKVLPERKVQVQLKSSGSSTKHVYKKAKTTRSIIVELDPPRHLDTTVFFAGAKALKEAGIDALTMADNSLATPRISNIALASRIKNDIGVPPLVHIACRDRNLIGIESHLMGLHSLGITDLLAVTGDPAKIGDFPGASSVYDLNSFDLIKLIKQFNEGLSSSGKQLKGKTDFSVAGAFNPNVRNLDRAVQRLEKKLAAGADYFISQPVYSEEKMVEIYESVKGLDVPIYIGVMPLTGARNAEFLHNEVPGITLSEQILTRMSACGTDKLKATQEGMAIAKHLIDAAFDLFNGIYLITPFLRYDMTVELTKYIHDKEAQRKERKVFNG from the coding sequence TTGAGTCTAGTAGAGGATTTAAAATCAAAAGTATTAATTGCGGATGGTGCAATGGGAACTCTTCTATACTCTCACGGTATTGACCGTTGCATTGACGAGTTAAATATTTCAAAGCCTGATGAAGTCCTCAAGGTACATCAAGCATATTTAAAAGCCGGAGCGCAAGTTATTCAAACGAATACGTATGGAGCCAATTACCAAAAGCTTGCCCGATATGGTCTAGAGGACCAAGTGAAAGAAATCAATCAAGCGGCTGTCAGGATTGCCAAAGAAGCTACTAATCTAAATCAAAATGCTTATGTTCTTGGGACAATAGGCGGCATTCGAGGAATCAAGAAAAGTGTAGCTAGTTTAGGGGAAATTAAACGCAGCTTTCGGGAGCAGCTTTTTTGGCTGTTGCAATCGGAAGTCGACGGAATTTTATTAGAAACGTATTATGACTTTGAGGAAATCTGTACGGTTTTGCAAATTGCCCGTCATGAAACCAATATTCCTATCATTGCTCAGGTATCCCTGCACGAAGTGGGTTATTTGCAGAATGGGATGGAATTATCGGACGCATTATTCCAATTGGAAAAGCTGGGTGCGGATGTTGTAGGTATGAATTGCCGATTAGGACCTCATCATACCATTCGCTCATTAGAAACGGTGCCTTTACCCCAGAAGGCTTTCCTATCGGCCTATCCCAATGCGAGTTTACCGCAATATGTGGACGGTGAATATACGTACGGCGGCGATGATGATTATTTTGAAAAAAGTGCTTTAGCCTTATATAAGGAAGGCGTTCGGCTGATTGGAGGCTGCTGCGGTACGACCCCTAGACATATTGCAGCCTTTGCACGAGCCGTGAAAGATAAAGCACCTGTCCTGGAAAAAGTGCTTCCCGAAAGAAAGGTGCAAGTTCAATTAAAATCGTCTGGGTCTTCAACGAAACACGTTTATAAAAAAGCGAAAACCACAAGATCCATTATTGTCGAGTTAGATCCCCCTAGGCATTTAGATACTACTGTTTTTTTTGCTGGTGCCAAAGCATTAAAAGAGGCAGGTATTGATGCATTGACCATGGCTGATAATTCGTTGGCAACACCGCGAATCAGCAATATCGCATTAGCATCACGTATAAAAAATGATATAGGAGTCCCTCCGCTTGTCCACATTGCTTGCCGGGATCGAAATTTAATTGGAATTGAATCCCACTTGATGGGACTTCATTCATTAGGCATTACGGACCTGTTAGCCGTTACAGGGGATCCAGCAAAAATCGGTGATTTTCCTGGGGCAAGCTCTGTTTATGACTTAAATTCCTTTGATCTCATCAAGTTAATTAAGCAGTTTAATGAAGGATTATCTTCCTCTGGAAAACAGTTAAAAGGGAAGACTGATTTTTCTGTAGCGGGAGCCTTTAATCCCAATGTAAGGAATTTAGATCGTGCTGTTCAGAGGCTTGAAAAAAAATTGGCAGCAGGCGCAGATTATTTTATAAGCCAGCCCGTATATAGCGAGGAAAAAATGGTTGAAATCTATGAATCTGTTAAAGGGTTAGATGTACCGATCTACATTGGCGTCATGCCTTTAACGGGTGCCAGAAACGCAGAATTTCTTCATAATGAGGTGCCAGGTATTACACTTTCTGAACAAATTTTAACTAGAATGTCAGCATGCGGTACAGACAAACTAAAAGCTACTCAAGAAGGAATGGCCATCGCCAAACATTTAATTGATGCTGCATTTGATCTATTTAATGGAATTTATCTAATCACTCCATTTTTGCGATATGATATGACCGTTGAGTTAACGAAATATATTCATGATAAAGAGGCGCAGCGTAAGGAGAGGAAGGTATTTAATGGCTAA
- a CDS encoding lactonase family protein — MTKFIGYVGTYTKEESEGVYQFTLDTEKKEIVDVKLAAKLDNPTYVTVSNDQKNLYAVSKEGEKGGVTAFTINPETGELTKLNSQSSEGAPPCHVGVNRDRSNVVTANYHTAKIESYLTNEDGSLNPVTSVIEHEGSGPHERQEKPHLHFAGFTPDERYVIAVDLGSDRVYTYSVLNGKLEENQVFATKPGSGPRHIVFHPNGIFAYVMTELSSEVIVLHYNEGDGSFTKQQYIRTIPEDFKKTNDGSAIHISSDGKFVYAANRGHNSIAVFEVNQESGQLNFLEWTSTEGNWPRDFVLDPTEEYLVATNQKSNTMTLFSRDKSTGKLVLLHSGVKVPEPVCVKFL, encoded by the coding sequence ATGACAAAATTTATTGGATATGTTGGAACGTATACGAAAGAGGAAAGTGAAGGAGTCTATCAGTTCACGCTTGATACTGAGAAGAAAGAGATTGTAGATGTAAAACTGGCTGCTAAACTAGATAACCCTACATATGTGACAGTGAGTAATGATCAAAAGAATTTGTATGCCGTATCTAAAGAGGGAGAAAAGGGGGGAGTTACTGCTTTTACAATAAATCCTGAAACCGGTGAGCTTACAAAACTCAATAGCCAATCCTCGGAAGGAGCTCCACCTTGTCATGTCGGTGTAAATCGTGACCGCAGCAATGTGGTAACTGCCAATTATCATACTGCGAAAATCGAGTCCTACTTAACCAATGAAGATGGATCGCTCAATCCTGTCACCTCTGTAATAGAGCATGAGGGGTCAGGTCCGCATGAAAGACAGGAAAAACCACATCTGCATTTTGCTGGCTTTACTCCAGATGAAAGGTATGTAATTGCGGTTGACTTAGGGAGCGATCGTGTTTATACATACTCTGTACTTAATGGAAAATTAGAGGAGAATCAAGTTTTTGCAACGAAACCAGGAAGCGGGCCAAGACACATTGTGTTTCATCCAAACGGGATATTTGCATACGTCATGACGGAGCTAAGCTCAGAAGTCATTGTGCTTCATTATAACGAAGGAGATGGAAGTTTTACGAAACAGCAATACATCCGGACCATTCCAGAAGATTTTAAAAAAACGAACGACGGCAGTGCAATCCACATTTCCTCTGATGGAAAATTTGTTTATGCCGCAAACCGCGGGCACAACAGCATCGCTGTATTTGAGGTAAATCAAGAATCCGGTCAATTAAACTTTTTGGAATGGACTTCAACAGAAGGGAACTGGCCACGCGACTTTGTTCTAGATCCTACAGAAGAATATCTCGTTGCAACCAATCAAAAATCAAATACCATGACTTTATTCAGCAGAGACAAATCAACTGGCAAGCTAGTTTTACTCCACTCCGGCGTCAAAGTACCAGAGCCCGTTTGTGTCAAATTTTTGTGA